From a single Nostoc sp. MS1 genomic region:
- a CDS encoding pirin family protein, producing MSQNTINYLVHDRNARGRSQTGWLDSYHTFSFSSFYDPNRMGFRALRVINDDRIAPGAGFPTHGHRDMEILTYVLSGAVEHKDSLGTGSVIRPGDVQIMSAGTGIQHSEFNHSGTEALHLLQIWILPDEAGLAPRYEQKAFTAEEKRGQLRLVAAKDGRDGAVTIHQNVDIYASVLEAGDVVNYQVKGDRYAWLQIAHGVAILNGEELRAGDGVQINGEEKLQISSEIGTELLLFDLG from the coding sequence ATGTCTCAAAATACAATTAATTATCTAGTTCATGACAGAAATGCACGCGGTCGTAGTCAAACTGGTTGGCTTGATAGTTATCACACATTTTCCTTCAGCAGCTTTTACGATCCTAATCGGATGGGATTTCGCGCGTTACGAGTAATTAACGACGATCGCATTGCCCCAGGCGCAGGATTCCCTACTCATGGGCATCGTGACATGGAAATTCTTACTTATGTACTCTCTGGTGCAGTAGAACATAAAGACAGCTTGGGTACAGGTTCGGTGATTCGTCCTGGTGATGTGCAGATTATGAGTGCTGGTACGGGGATTCAACATAGTGAATTTAATCACTCTGGTACTGAAGCACTGCATTTACTGCAAATCTGGATTTTACCTGATGAAGCAGGGTTAGCACCAAGGTATGAACAGAAAGCTTTCACAGCAGAAGAAAAGCGTGGTCAACTGCGGTTAGTTGCGGCTAAAGACGGGCGTGATGGTGCTGTGACTATTCACCAAAATGTTGATATATATGCTTCTGTTTTGGAAGCGGGTGATGTGGTTAATTATCAAGTAAAAGGCGATCGCTATGCTTGGTTGCAAATCGCTCACGGTGTCGCCATCTTAAATGGTGAGGAACTGAGAGCAGGCGACGGTGTACAAATCAATGGTGAAGAGAAACTACAAATTAGCTCTGAAATCGGTACAGAATTATTACTGTTTGATTTAGGTTAA
- a CDS encoding DUF2267 domain-containing protein, translated as MQHDEFIAQVRHRANLRTTGDAELATRATLETLAERLAGNEANNAAAQLPKGIAQYLQHQYAGAGVRLSLDEFYQRISLREGVELQQAVNHAHAVIEVLSEAISSGEMEDIRTQLPPEYEPLFGLARQGKMHVKT; from the coding sequence ATGCAGCACGATGAGTTTATCGCACAGGTGAGACATCGCGCCAATTTGAGAACAACTGGTGATGCTGAACTTGCAACTCGTGCTACTTTAGAAACACTAGCAGAACGTTTAGCTGGAAACGAAGCTAACAATGCTGCTGCACAATTGCCTAAAGGTATTGCTCAATATCTACAACATCAATATGCAGGTGCAGGCGTTCGTTTATCTTTGGATGAATTTTATCAGCGAATCAGTCTCCGAGAAGGCGTAGAATTACAGCAGGCAGTTAATCATGCCCATGCTGTAATTGAGGTATTGAGCGAGGCTATTAGCTCAGGAGAAATGGAGGATATTCGTACTCAACTGCCCCCAGAATATGAGCCATTATTTGGGTTAGCAAGACAAGGAAAGATGCACGTTAAGACTTAA
- a CDS encoding phosphoribosyltransferase, translated as MLFKDRTAAGQILAKKLADYANRPHVLVLALPRGGVPVGFEVAKALNAPLDVLIVRKLGVPKNEELAMGAIASGDVRILNQGIINQIQISDEVIAKVTAQEQRELERRERMYRGDRPFPDLKEKIVILVDDGLATGATMWAAVLAVKQKQPKEVVIAVPVAAPETYEEMHNNVEKMICANTPTPFCSVGLWYEKFPQTTDDEVRELLKKASNNHQPLLFGK; from the coding sequence ATGCTATTTAAAGATAGGACAGCAGCAGGCCAAATTTTGGCTAAAAAGTTAGCAGATTACGCCAATCGTCCTCATGTGCTGGTGTTAGCTTTACCTAGAGGTGGTGTTCCTGTCGGTTTTGAGGTAGCTAAAGCCTTAAATGCTCCCTTAGATGTGCTGATAGTACGCAAACTTGGTGTGCCTAAGAATGAAGAATTAGCGATGGGAGCCATAGCTTCTGGTGATGTACGTATCCTCAATCAAGGTATCATCAATCAGATTCAAATATCTGATGAGGTAATAGCCAAAGTTACTGCCCAAGAACAAAGGGAACTGGAAAGACGAGAAAGGATGTATCGGGGCGATCGCCCTTTTCCCGATTTAAAGGAAAAAATTGTAATTTTGGTGGATGATGGTTTAGCAACTGGTGCAACTATGTGGGCTGCTGTACTTGCTGTTAAACAGAAGCAACCCAAAGAAGTTGTCATTGCTGTACCAGTTGCTGCACCAGAAACCTATGAAGAGATGCACAACAATGTAGAAAAAATGATCTGTGCAAATACACCTACTCCATTTTGTAGTGTTGGTCTGTGGTATGAGAAGTTTCCCCAAACTACGGATGATGAAGTCCGTGAGTTATTAAAGAAAGCGAGTAATAACCATCAGCCATTACTGTTTGGGAAATAG
- a CDS encoding XisI protein: MDKLDNYRQYIKQLLKLYSQYSKSDSEVEAQTIFDSENDHYQLVYVGWNNQRRVYGCVLHLDIKNEKIWIQHNGTEGNIADELVALGVPKQDIVLGFHSPYKRQFTDFAVG; encoded by the coding sequence ATGGATAAATTAGATAATTATCGGCAGTATATCAAGCAACTATTGAAATTATACAGTCAGTATAGCAAATCAGATAGTGAAGTAGAAGCACAAACTATATTTGATAGTGAAAATGACCATTACCAGCTAGTATACGTTGGCTGGAATAATCAAAGGCGTGTCTATGGTTGTGTATTACATTTAGATATTAAAAATGAGAAAATTTGGATTCAGCATAATGGTACAGAAGGCAATATTGCTGATGAGTTAGTTGCTTTAGGTGTTCCTAAACAAGATATTGTATTAGGATTTCACTCACCTTATAAAAGGCAGTTTACAGATTTTGCTGTAGGTTAA
- a CDS encoding tetratricopeptide repeat protein, with product MNNEFYNQGLEKAQQKDYAGAIEEFSRALKATPYFAEAYLQRGLAYYDSGAILPAVSDYTEVIKLNPESVEAYYCRALARLALKNLPGALEDVEQAIRLNINYAAAHSLRGTVRRKQGYIQDAIASFKKAAELYLQQKDKENCRLCLEKIQQLQPPEKPATQQKSSPIASIKSVNEYFTQLLDKAEKGDTREAIADLNWILQADPQDAQAYCCRGVVRCKMGNYREAIADFNQALQLNFHDAAVYRNRGKARSFLGDYQGAIADFNQAIQIKPEDSLGYVARGNTYRAMGNYLGAIQDYGKALQLNPNDAQAYYNRGLAYTFLEEMQNAVEDYQKAASIFCEQQDWENYQQTQDSLKQIQTSVPEYKKQKSNLLRQKLLRLVGGHWELAQRLINQKKDYYLGMSEEWYMQKVIEDLERDRDR from the coding sequence ATGAATAACGAGTTTTACAACCAGGGGCTAGAAAAAGCTCAACAAAAAGATTACGCTGGAGCCATTGAGGAATTTAGCCGTGCTTTAAAAGCTACTCCTTACTTCGCTGAAGCTTACCTACAAAGGGGTTTAGCCTATTATGACTCAGGAGCAATACTTCCGGCCGTGTCAGATTACACTGAAGTCATCAAGCTGAACCCGGAAAGCGTAGAAGCTTATTACTGTCGTGCATTGGCGCGGCTGGCGTTGAAAAATTTACCAGGGGCGCTGGAGGATGTAGAACAGGCTATTCGGCTTAATATTAATTATGCTGCGGCTCATAGCTTGCGGGGTACTGTGCGACGCAAACAGGGATATATTCAAGATGCGATCGCTAGTTTCAAAAAAGCCGCAGAATTATATTTACAGCAGAAAGATAAAGAAAACTGTCGCCTGTGTCTGGAGAAAATTCAACAGTTACAGCCACCAGAAAAACCTGCCACACAGCAAAAAAGCTCACCTATTGCATCTATCAAATCCGTTAACGAATATTTCACCCAGCTACTAGACAAAGCCGAAAAGGGAGACACAAGAGAAGCCATAGCTGATTTAAACTGGATATTACAAGCCGATCCCCAAGATGCACAAGCCTATTGCTGTCGGGGCGTGGTACGTTGCAAAATGGGGAATTATCGAGAAGCGATCGCCGATTTTAACCAAGCACTACAATTAAATTTTCACGATGCAGCCGTTTATCGCAACCGAGGAAAAGCACGTTCCTTTTTAGGTGATTATCAAGGTGCGATCGCCGATTTTAACCAAGCCATCCAGATCAAGCCAGAAGACAGCTTAGGCTATGTTGCCAGAGGTAATACCTACCGGGCAATGGGTAATTATCTCGGTGCAATTCAAGACTATGGTAAAGCACTGCAACTTAACCCCAATGATGCCCAAGCTTACTATAATCGCGGTCTTGCTTATACTTTCTTAGAAGAAATGCAAAACGCCGTAGAAGACTATCAAAAAGCGGCTAGTATTTTTTGTGAACAACAAGATTGGGAAAATTACCAACAAACGCAAGATAGTCTCAAACAAATTCAAACATCTGTTCCTGAATATAAAAAACAGAAGTCTAATTTATTACGTCAAAAACTCCTACGATTGGTTGGTGGACATTGGGAACTTGCCCAAAGATTAATTAACCAGAAAAAAGATTACTATCTGGGGATGTCTGAGGAGTGGTATATGCAGAAAGTAATCGAGGATTTAGAACGCGATCGGGATAGATGA